From Pyrenophora tritici-repentis strain M4 chromosome 1, whole genome shotgun sequence, the proteins below share one genomic window:
- a CDS encoding XRN1, 5'-3' exonuclease, whose protein sequence is MGVPAMFRWLSQKYPKIVSTVQEELPKKVGDAVIPVDRTGPNPNGEEFDNLYLDMNGIVHPCSHPEDKPAPKTEADMMMAIFEYTDRVVGMVRPRKLLYMAVDGVAPRAKMNQQRSRRFRAAREAKEKDEERAEFQKILNSQKASRGEDINTLEEVVEKTWDSNAITPGTPFMHLLAESLQYWCAYKFTTDPSWKDMKVIISDASVPGEGEHKIMNFIRSQRAMPTHDPNTSHVIYGLDADLIMLSLATHEPHFKVLREDVFYDSGKDKVCTRCGRKGHIRTNCEFPEDEKKLTEEEAAEEWATSEHQLKPYIWLHTNVLREYLAVEMDTPKRTFKYDLERSLDDWVFMCFFVGNDFLPHLPSLEIRDQGIDLLISIWRDLAAEMDDYVTKDGYPDMRRVQQIMSALASREAGIFKKRKEVADRQAANRARREAQSNAHKRQRTDNDGVSAPGFKRAKETTDTYTSAGIVFFDPKDAQSKEVRDVHKDIMHSQSASGTETPVHLGKRKLDEVDDLDNGTPGRNTPVVPQSPTQAAQPPKKDDSPPEDTIMLWEDGYEERYYEQKFHVAPNDIAFRNKVARQYAEGLCWVLAYYMQGCPSWTWYFPHHYAPFAADFVGLEDMDPRKLFEKGVPFHPYEQLMGVLPAASNHAIPEPFRVLMEDPNSSIVDFYPEDFPIDLNGKKFAWQGVAVLPFIDEKRLLEAMATKYPELSDDERKRNEFGKETLMFSQESGLFDDVEKALYRKGQQKHKIDPAKSRALHGDIEPHDLFVMDSQLVPPFDADGTTDFEITQDRSMRVYYEMPSISSSRAHKSVLLEGVKLPKPALQPGEAESVRRNNERGYNDRRENQNGGGRGGYQNGRGAGGGGWDNNRGGYNGNQGGYGGPPPPHNFPPPFPGANFAPPPGGNFFPPPPPGWVPPPNLGGWQGHSAPGYGPPPVPPQGGQRGGWMGNTQHHAP, encoded by the exons ATGGGTGTCCCCGCCATGTTCCGCTGGCTCAGCCAGAAATACCCAAAGATCGTATCTACCGTGCAAGAAGAATTGCCAAAAAAGGTCGGCGATGCCGTCATACCCGTAGATCGTACCGGACCCAACCCAAATGGCGAAGAGTTCGACAACCTATATCTCGATATGAACGGCATTGTACATCCTTGTTCGCATCCTGAAGACAAGCCTGCGCCCAAAACTGAGGCTGATATGATGATGGCCATCTTTGAATACACTGACCGCGTTGTCGGCATGGTCCGCCCTCGCAAGCTGCTCTACATGGCCGTCGACGGTGTTGCGCCACGTGCCAAGATGAACCAACAGCGATCGCGACGTTTCCGTGCCGCTCGTGAAGCCAAAGAGAAGGATGAGGAACGTGCAGAGTTCCAGAAGATACTCAACTCACAAAAAGCAAGTCGCGGCGAAGACATCAACACGCTTGAGGAGGTCGTGGAGAAGACTTGGGACTCGAATGCAATTACACCCGGTACACCTTTCATGCATCTTCTTGCCGAGAGTCTTCAATACTGGTGTGCTTACAAGTTCACAACCGACCCCTCGTGGAAGGACATGAAAGTCATCATCTCTGATGCATCTGTGCCTGGTGAAGGAGAACACAAGATTATGAACTTCATTCGCTCGCAGCGCGCTATGCCCACACATGACCCCAACACTTCGCACGTCATCTACGGCTTGGACGCCGACTTGATCATGTTGAGTCTTGCTACCCATGAGCCCCATTTCAAAGTCCTTCGAGAAGATGTCTTCTACGACTCAGGCAAGGACAAGGTCTGCACTCGTTGTGGCCGCAAAGGACATATTCGAACAAACTGTGAATTTCCCGAAGACGAGAAGAAGCTTaccgaagaagaagctgcTGAGGAGTGGGCCACATCTGAACATCAACTCAAACCATACATTTGGTTGCACACCAACGTCCTGCGCGAGTATCTGGCTGTCGAAATGGACACGCCCAAACGCACATTCAAGTATGACTTAGAACGCTCTCTCGACGACTGGGTCTTTATGTGTTTCTTTGTCGGTAACGATTTCCTGCCACATTTGCCCAGTCTTGAGATTCGAGATCAAGGTATCGACTTGTTGATCAGCATCTGGCGCGATCTCGCTGCTGAGATGGATGACTATGTGACCAAAGACGGCTACCCCGATATGCGCCGTGTACAACAAATCATGTCCGCCCTTGCCAGCAGAGAGGCTGGTATTTTCAAGAAGCGAAAGGAAGTTGCCGATCGCCAGGCAGCAAATAGGGCTCGACGTGAAGCCCAGAGCAATGCGCACAAGCGTCAACGTACAGACAACGACGGCGTTTCAGCGCCTGGGTTCAAGCGCGCCAAGGAGACTACCGACACCTACACCAGTGCAGGTATCGTGTTCTTCGATCCCAAGGATGCGCAATCAAAGGAAGTGCGTGATGTACACAAAGACATTATGCACTCTC AATCTGCGTCTGGTACGGAAACACCAGTCCATCTTGGAAAGCGCAAGCTAGATGAGGTGGACGATCTCGACAACGGCACACCTGGCCGCAATACCCCAGTCGTTCCTCAATCACCGACCCAGGCTGCTCAGCCTCCGAAGAAGGACGATAGTCCGCCAGAAGACACCATCATGCTTTGGGAAGATGGTTATGAGGAGCGCTACTACGAGCAAAAGTTTCACGTTGCGCCGAACGACATTGCTTTTCGCAACAAGGTCGCACGTCAGTACGCCGAGGGACTCTGCTGGGTGTTGGCCTACTATATGCAAGGCTGCCCCTCATGGACTTGGTACTTCCCTCACCACTACGCTCCTTTTGCCGCCGACTTTGTCGGTCTCGAAGACATGGACCCCCGTAAGCTGTTTGAAAAAGGCGTGCCCTTCCATCCTTATGAACAATTGATGGGAGTTTTGCCCGCCGCATCGAACCACGCCATCCCAGAGCCATTCCGTGTACTCATGGAGGATCCCAACAGCTCCATTGTCGACTTCTATCCTGAAGACTTCCCCATCGATCTCAACGGCAAGAAGTTTGCCTGGCAGGGTGTTGCCGTTCTGCCCTTCATCGACGAAAAGCGACTACTGGAGGCCATGGCAACCAAGTACCCAGAGCTTTCCGACGACGAGAGGAAGCGCAACGAGTTTGGAAAGGAGACCCTCATGTTCTCACAAGAGAGTGGTCTCTTTGATGATGTGGAAAAGGCACTGTACCGCAAGGGTCAACAAAAGCACAAGATCGACCCTGCGAAGAGTCGTGCGCTCCATGGAGACATTGAGCCGCATGATTTGTTTGTCATGGACAGTCAACTTGTGCCACCTTTTGACGCCGACGGCACAACAGATTTTGAAATCACCCAAGACCGTTCAATGAG AGTATACTACGAAATGCCAAGCATCAGCTCAAGCCGCGCCCACAAGTCTGTCCTGCTCGAAGGCGTCAAGCTCCCCAAGCCAGCTCTCCAACCCGGCGAGGCCGAATCGGTGCGCCGCAACAATGAGCGCG gcTACAACGATCGCCGCGAGAACCAAAACGGCGGAGGTCGAGGAGGCTACCAGAATGGCCGTGGagctggtggtggtggctgGGATAACAACCGTGGCGGATACAATGGCAACCAGGGAGGTTACGGCGGTCCCCCACCCCCACACAACTTCCCACCACCATTCCCCGGTGCCAATTTTGCTCCTCCTCCTGGCGGCAACTTCTTCCCTCCACCTCCCCCCGGATGGGTACCCCCACCTAACCTAGGTGGTTGGCAAGGTCATAGTGCTCCTGGTTACGGACCCCCGCCTGTCCCTCCCCAGGGTGGACAGCGGGGAGGTTGGATGGGCAACACGCAGCATCACG CTCCTTAA